A stretch of the Nitratireductor thuwali genome encodes the following:
- a CDS encoding 50S ribosomal protein L11 methyltransferase — protein sequence MGQSRIHFQARQPRAGKAFSLLEAALEDEGLPVAISEIDEDEQIYEISVYATDDLEGTRERVAEILAPLAPDIDLHTEELPDIDWVSHSLKGLHAVRVGRFFVHGAHERGQQRPGEIAIQIDAGLAFGTGHHGTTSACLEMIERVVTAERPCNALDLGAGSAVLAIAVARLARIPVLATDIDTIATRVARDNVRLNQVAAWIKAETAPGFHHPVFAQARPFDLVVANILARPLMALAPQMARHVAPGGSIILSGILERQRQPVMAAYVGQNFRHVKTLHREGWVAIHMKR from the coding sequence ATGGGCCAGAGCCGTATTCATTTTCAGGCGCGGCAACCCCGCGCCGGCAAAGCCTTCAGCTTGCTTGAAGCTGCCCTTGAAGATGAGGGCCTGCCCGTCGCAATCAGCGAGATCGATGAGGACGAGCAGATATACGAGATCTCCGTCTATGCGACGGATGATCTTGAGGGTACGCGCGAACGCGTGGCAGAAATTCTGGCTCCGCTGGCCCCGGACATTGATCTCCACACCGAGGAATTGCCCGACATCGACTGGGTTTCCCATTCTCTCAAGGGGCTGCACGCCGTACGCGTCGGCCGCTTCTTCGTCCACGGCGCCCACGAGCGCGGTCAGCAAAGACCAGGCGAGATCGCCATCCAGATCGATGCCGGACTTGCCTTCGGCACCGGCCATCACGGTACCACTTCGGCTTGCCTTGAGATGATCGAGCGGGTGGTGACGGCAGAGCGGCCGTGCAACGCGCTGGACCTTGGCGCGGGCAGCGCGGTACTGGCCATTGCCGTCGCGCGCCTGGCCCGCATCCCCGTCCTGGCGACCGACATCGACACCATCGCCACCCGGGTTGCCCGGGACAATGTGCGGCTGAACCAGGTGGCGGCCTGGATCAAGGCCGAGACCGCGCCGGGTTTCCATCACCCGGTATTCGCACAGGCCAGGCCCTTCGATCTCGTCGTCGCCAATATCCTGGCGCGGCCGCTGATGGCGCTGGCGCCGCAGATGGCACGGCACGTCGCTCCCGGCGGCTCGATCATCCTTTCAGGGATTCTGGAACGCCAGAGGCAGCCGGTCATGGCCGCCTATGTCGGCCAGAATTTCCGGCACGTGAAGACGCTTCACCGGGAGGGCTGGGTCGCTATTCACATGAAGCGGTAA
- a CDS encoding DapH/DapD/GlmU-related protein, which translates to MEKDPRFTEPEPRVHPTAELKGCRLGRYASIGARVVLREVEVGNFTYFERNAEAIYATFGKFCSVAANTRVNALEHPVERPTTHKLSYRPNEYFRYLGVDQVLRERRRGSTVTIGHDVWIGHGAVIMPGIAIGDGAVVGANAVVTKNVAPYAIVAGVPAVVLRPRFAPDIAARLQALAWWDWPLERLFEAVPDMQVLDIAAFLEKWERC; encoded by the coding sequence ATGGAGAAGGATCCTCGCTTTACCGAACCGGAGCCGCGCGTTCATCCGACGGCTGAACTCAAGGGCTGCCGGCTCGGTCGATACGCGTCCATCGGCGCGCGGGTGGTGCTGCGCGAGGTCGAAGTGGGAAACTTCACCTATTTCGAGCGCAACGCAGAAGCCATCTATGCGACGTTCGGCAAGTTCTGCTCGGTAGCTGCCAATACGCGCGTGAACGCCCTGGAGCATCCGGTCGAGAGGCCGACCACGCACAAGCTCAGCTATCGTCCCAACGAATATTTCCGCTATCTGGGCGTGGACCAGGTCCTCCGCGAGCGCCGGCGGGGCAGCACGGTGACCATCGGGCACGACGTTTGGATCGGCCATGGTGCCGTCATTATGCCAGGCATCGCCATAGGGGACGGGGCGGTGGTCGGCGCCAACGCCGTGGTCACGAAAAACGTGGCTCCCTATGCGATCGTCGCGGGTGTGCCGGCGGTCGTGCTGCGGCCGCGCTTCGCGCCCGACATTGCGGCCCGGCTGCAGGCGCTGGCGTGGTGGGACTGGCCGCTGGAGCGCCTGTTCGAGGCCGTCCCCGACATGCAGGTGCTGGATATCGCAGCATTTCTAGAAAAATGGGAGCGGTGCTGA
- a CDS encoding SCO family protein, with protein sequence MMRAILIGIFVLLAFAAGLLTFQWYRSQNTVVAFGEPFELVTHEGEPITEAAFKGAPTAVFFGFTHCPDVCPTTLFEMQAWLDELGEDGTELEAYFVTVDPERDTPEVMKTYLENFSERITGITGEPDKVAEMVKSFRIYSRKVELEDGGYTMDHTASVMLLDRDGDFFGTISYEENTETAMAKLRRLIEEG encoded by the coding sequence ATGATGCGCGCAATACTCATCGGCATATTCGTCCTGCTCGCTTTCGCGGCGGGCCTGCTAACCTTCCAGTGGTACCGCAGCCAGAACACGGTGGTCGCCTTTGGCGAGCCGTTCGAGTTGGTCACGCATGAAGGCGAACCCATCACCGAGGCCGCGTTCAAGGGTGCCCCCACGGCAGTCTTCTTCGGCTTCACCCATTGCCCCGACGTGTGCCCCACCACGCTTTTCGAGATGCAGGCATGGCTGGATGAACTCGGAGAGGACGGCACCGAGCTTGAAGCCTATTTCGTCACCGTCGATCCGGAGCGCGACACGCCCGAAGTGATGAAAACCTATCTGGAAAACTTCTCCGAGCGCATCACCGGCATCACCGGCGAACCGGACAAGGTGGCCGAAATGGTCAAATCCTTCCGCATCTATTCGCGCAAGGTCGAGCTTGAGGATGGCGGCTACACCATGGATCACACCGCCTCGGTCATGCTTCTCGACCGGGACGGCGATTTCTTCGGCACCATCTCCTATGAGGAGAACACCGAGACAGCGATGGCCAAGCTGCGCCGGCTCATCGAGGAAGGTTGA